From a single Theropithecus gelada isolate Dixy chromosome 10, Tgel_1.0, whole genome shotgun sequence genomic region:
- the TTI1 gene encoding TELO2-interacting protein 1 homolog, which produces MAVFDTPEEAFGVLRPVCVQLTKTQTVENVEHLQTRLQAVSDSALQELQQYILFPLRFTLKTPGPKRERLIQSVVECLTFVLSSTCVKEQELLQELFSELSACLYSPSSQKPAAVSEELKLAVIQGLSTLMHSAYGDIILTFYEPSILPRLGFAISLLLGLAEQEKSKQIKIAALKCLQVLLLQCDCQDHPRSLDELEQKQLGDLFASFLPGISTALTRVITGDFKQGHSIVVSSLKIFYKTVSFIMADEQLKRISKVHAKPAVEHRVAELMVHREADWVKNTGDKLTILIKKIIECVSVHPHWKVRLELVELVEDLLLKCSQSLVECAGPLLKALVGLVNDESSEVQAQCNKVLRHFADQRVVVGSKALADILSESLHSLATSLPRLMNSQDDQGKFSTLSLLLGYLKLLGPKINFVLNSLAHLQRLSKALIQVLELDVADIKIVEERRWNSDDLNASPKTSATQPWNHIQRRYFHFFTDERIFMLLRQVCQLLGYYGNLYLLVDHFMELYRQSVVYRKQAAMILNELVTGAAGLEVENLHEKHIKTNPEELREIVTSILEEYTSQENWYLVTYLETEEMGEELMMEHPGLQAITSGEHTCQVTSFLAFSKPSPTICSMNSNIWQICIQLEGIGQFAYALGKDFCLLLMSVLYPVMEKAGDQTLLISQVATSTMMNICHACGYNSLQHLINQNSDYLVNGISLNLRHLSLHPHTPKVLEVMLRNSDANLLPLVADVVQDVLATLDQFYDKRAASFVSVLHALMAALAQWFPDTGNLGHLQEQSLGGEGSHLNQRPATLEKSTTTAEDIEQFLLNYLKEKDVADGNVSDFDNEEGEQSVSPKVDENDTHPDVEPPLPLQIQIAMDVMERCIHLLSDKNLQIRLKVLDVLDLCVVVLQSHKNQLLPLAHRAWPSLVHRLTRDAPLAVLRAFKVLRTLGSKCGDFLRSRFCKDVLPKLAGSLVTQAPISARAGPVYSHTLAFKLQLAVLQGLGPLCERLDLGEGDLNKVADACLIYLSAKQPVKLQEAARSVFLHLMKVDPDSTWFLLNELYCPMQFTPPHPSLHPVQLRGASGQQNLYTANVLHLLTELQ; this is translated from the exons ATGGCAGTTTTTGATACTCCTGAGGAGGCCTTTGGTGTCTTACGTCCAGTCTGTGTTCAGCTCACAAAGACCCAGACAGTGGAGAATGTGGAGCATCTGCAGACTCGACTACAAGCTGTGAGTGACAGTGCCCTTCAGGAACTTCAGCAGTACATCCTCTTCCCTCTGCGGTTTACCCTGAAGACCCCAGGTCCCAAAAGAGAGCGTTTGATCCAGAGTGTGGTGGAATGCCTCACATTTGTCCTTTCTTCAACATGTGTGAAAGAACAAGAACTTCTCCAGGAACTCTTTTCAGAACTCTCTGCTTGTCTGTATTCACCCAGCTCCCAAAAACCTGCGGCTGTGTCTGAGGAGTTGAAATTGGCTGTGATCCAGGGACTTAGCACATTAATGCACTCAGCTTATGGGGACATCATTCTGACTTTTTATGAGCCCTCCATTCTGCCACGTTTAGGATTTGCCATATCTTTGCTGTTAGGCCTTGCAGAACAGGAGAAATCAAAGCAAATTAAAATTGCTGCCTTAAAATGTTTACAGGTTCTACTCTTGCAGTGTGATTGTCAGGACCATCCAAGGTCGTTGGATGAACTTGAACAAAAGCAGCTGGGGGATTTGTTTGCCTCTTTTTTACCTGGAATCTCAACTGCACTGACCAGGGTTATCACAGGAGACTTTAAACAAGGTCACAGCATTGTCGTATCTTCCCTAAAGATCTTTTACAAGACAGTGAGCTTCATTATGGCTGATGAACAGCTCAAAAGAATCTCAAAAGTCCATGCAAAACCTGCAGTTGAGCACAGAGTAGCAGAGCTCATGGTTCACAGGGAAGCAGATTGGGTCAAAAACACTGGCGACAAGCTGACTATccttattaaaaagataattgagTGTGTTTCTGTTCACCCACACTGGAAGGTGAGGCTGGAACTGGTAGAACTTGTGGAGGACCTTCTTTTGAAGTGTAGTCAATCATTGGTCGAATGTGCTGGTCCCCTTCTGAAGGCCTTAGTGGGACTAGTAAATGATGAGAGTTCTGAAGTCCAAGCCCAGTGCAATAAAGTTCTGAGACATTTTGCAGATCAAAGAGTAGTGGTGGGCAGCAAAGCCCTTGCTGACATCTTGTCGGAAAGCCTGCATTCCCTTGCCACATCTCTTCCTCGCCTAATGAACTCCCAAGATGACCAGGGCAAATTCTCTACACTTTCCTTGTTACTTGGTTATCTGAAACTCTTGGGTCCAAAAATAAACTTTGTTCTCAACTCTCTGGCCCATCTCCAGCGCCTTTCCAAAGCACTCATCCAAGTTCTAGAGCTAGACGTGGCTGACATCAAGATTGTTGAGGAACGGCGTTGGAACTCTGATGATCTGAATGCCTCTCCAAAGACCTCAGCCACACAGCCTTGGAACCACATCCAGAGGAGATATTTCCACTTCTTCACTGATGAGAGGATCTTCATGCTCTTGAGGCAGGTTTGTCAGCTACTTGGTTATTATGGGAATCTTTATTTGCTTGTGGATCACTTTATGGAACTTTACCGTCAATCCGTGGTTTACCGGAAGCAAGCTGCCATGATCCTTAATGAACTGGTTACAGGGGCTGCTGGGCTAGAGGTCGAGAATCTTCAcgaaaaacatattaaaacaaaCCCAGAGGAACTGAGAGAGATTGTGACATCTATACTTGAAGAATACACAAGTCAAGAAAATTGGTATTTGGTTACCTATCTCGAAACTGAGGAAATGGGAGAGGAGCTGATGATGGAACACCCAGGCCTCCAGGCCATCACGTCTGGTGAACACACCTGCCAAGTTACATCTTTTCTAGCCTTCTCAAAGCCAAGTCCCACTATTTGCTCCATGAACAGCAACATCTGGCAAATATGCATTCAGTTGGAAGGAATTGGCCAGTTTGCATATGCACTAGGAAAAGACTTCTGTTTGCTCTTGATGTCAGTCCTTTATCCAGTAATGGAGAAGGCTGGAGACCAAACCCTACTCATCAGTCAGGTGGCTACCAGCACCATGATGAATATTTGCCATGCTTGTGGCTACAACTCCCTGCAGCACCTGATCAACCAAAATTCAGACTATTTAGTGAATGGGATCTCTTTAAATCTGCGTCATCTGTCTCTGCACCCTCATACCCCAAAGGTCTTGGAAGTCATGCTGCGGAACTCAGATGCTAACCTGCTTCCTTTGGTGGCAGATGTGGTTCAAGATGTCTTGGCCACCCTGGACCAATTTTACGATAAGAGAGCTGCTTCCTTTGTCAGTGTTCTGCATGCTCTGATGGCAGCATTAG CCCAGTGGTTCCCAGACACAGGTAATCTCGGGCACCTCCAAGAGCAAAGTTTAGGAGGGGAGGGAAGTCATTTGAACCAAAGACCAGCAACTCTTGAGAAGAGCACCACCACAGCTGAAGACATTGAACAGTTTTTGCTGAACTACCTCAAAGAGAAGGATGTGGCAGATGGAAATGTCTCAGATTTTGATAATGAAGAAG GGGAACAGTCAGTCTCTCCCAAAGTGGACGAGAATGACACCCATCCAGATGTGGAGCCACCACTGCCGTTGCAGATCCAAATAGCCATGGACGTGATGGAACGCTGCATCCACTTGTTGTCAGATAAAAATCTGCAAATCCGCCTGAAG GTCTTGGATGTGCTGGATCTGTGTGTGGTGGTTCTGCAGTCCCACAAGAACCAGCTGCTTCCCTTGGCTCATCGGGCCTGGCCCTCACTCGTGCACCGACTCACACGGGATGCCCCCCTGGCAGTGCTTAGAGCCTTCAAG GTTTTACGTACTCTGGGAAGCAAGTGTGGCGACTTTCTACGCAGCCGGTTCTGCAAAGATGTCCTGCCAAAGCTGGCTGGCTCCCTAGTCACCCAGGCCCCCATCAGTGCCAGGGCTGGACCAGTTTACTCGCACACACTGGCCTTCAAATTGCAGCTGGCTGTCCTACAGGGCCTGGGCCCCCTCTGTGAGAGACTGGACCTAG GTGAGGGTGACCTGAATAAAGTGGCTGATGCCTGCTTGATTTACCTCAGCGCCAAACAGCCCGTGAAATTACAAGAGGCTGCCAGGAG